The following DNA comes from Planctomycetia bacterium.
GGCACTATCGCAACACCGACAAATCGCACGCCTTCGAACACGAAACCGCCGTCGAAGCCAAGCCAGTGACCGGCTCGGACGAAAAAGTCGATGAGATCAAGGGCACCCAGCAGACGCGCATTTCTGGTGACAACGTGGCTGAGTACCGCAAGCGGGTGCAGCGGGTTCAAGGTGATAGTGGATAGGGCATGAAATGTGGCTGATCGCAAATTGTGAAGCGCGACACCTGGGGCCTGTCGGGCTTCGTTGAGCGACCTGCGAAAACTGCTGCTGCGACTGGATGACCCCGCGTATCAATTTCGTGCTGGTCGGCGGCTATGCAGCGATCCCGCACCGATCACGCCTGCGCACCCGTGAGCTCGCCGACCGCGCGACGCTGACGCCGGACACCATCGAGAAACTGCGCGAAGTTTTCCGCGCCTTTAACCCACGGCATCGACTAGCCGCTCCGCAGTCATCCTTTCTCGACGATCCCGAAGCCGGCGTTGCGCTCAACAGCCTTTACCTGAACACCGACCTCGGCACCCTCAACCTGATCAGCAGCATCACCGGCATCGGCGACTACGCCCGGGTAGCGCGCGATTCCGTCGAGATCGAACTGCTCGGTCGCCGCATACGCGCCATCAGCCTGGACGACCTCATCAACGCCAAGGAAGCCCGCGGCCGCCACAGCTTCCGCGCAATGGTGGTAGCAAAGACTCAGCGATTCGCAGGTACGGCCCAGCACATCAGCTGCGGAAACCCATTACTGGAACGGGTTAAGTGAACCTGACCCCGTTTTTGCAGCGATGACGATAAATGCCCTCGATCATCGGGGTGCCAAGGTTTTCGCACATGAAATTGGGCATGCACTTGGGCTCAGGGATAGATATGATTATGTAACAAACCTGCCTTTTAGCGGACAAGCCGGTAACCTTATGGCTACTAACGGGCCAATTATTACTGCATATCAGGCAAGTGTAATGAGCACGAATCTTCGAGGGGGTTGGGATAATTCTTTTAATGTGCGGGAGCCGAGAGGAGAGCCGTGGCGATGAGACTTTTTGAGAAAGTTTTGTTATTGGTTGCATGCGCGGGTTTGAGTGGTAATCTTTCGGCGTCTTCCGATGAGGAGAGATTGCGCGAGCTAGAAATTGGTTTGCTGCTTGCTGACCGGGCTTCTATTGGTGTGACTCAAGAGGTGAAGGCCCTGCCCCCGGGATCCAAGTGGGGTTACTTTGTGGCGACAGTAAAGTTTGGTGAGTTAGTTAAGCAGGTTTTTATGTCAACAGATATCAAACAATCTTCTAGTATTGAGATTGGAAAGCCAGCGGTATTTCTTTATAGTGAACACCTAGAATCGGATGGTATATCTGTGCTCTTGCTCCAGATGTCCCCGGAGATGGGAATTTACCCTTTGCTAGTTACCGACGACTTTGACGTGGAATCATTAAGAATTAGCCTTGAACGCGAGGCTGGCACATTTATGAACCCCAGAGTCAAGTGTAGGAGAGATATATCCCAATGGTTCAAGCTGCTAGGATCATCGAAGTTTCAGGGTGGTGTGGATCAACTTTTAATGACTCGGCCAAAAACTCGAAGAGACTTTCTATGTTTTGTGCAAGAGATACAATCGCG
Coding sequences within:
- a CDS encoding nucleotidyltransferase; the encoded protein is MTPRINFVLVGGYAAIPHRSRLRTRELADRATLTPDTIEKLREVFRAFNPRHRLAAPQSSFLDDPEAGVALNSLYLNTDLGTLNLISSITGIGDYARVARDSVEIELLGRRIRAISLDDLINAKEARGRHSFRAMVVAKTQRFAGTAQHISCGNPLLERVK